TTTTATTAGTAATATTTTAAATATAATGAGTGATTTAGGGGGATTGATTTATGAAACTATCAAAAGTATTAATTCGAACTCTAAGGGAATATCCAGCAGATGTAGAAATGGAAAGTCAAAAGTTATTATTAAAAGGAGGTTTAACAACAAAAATAGGTAGTGGGTTGTATGGATTTACACCTTTAGGATATAGTTTTCTAGAAAATATACAGAATATAATTGAGGGTAATTTTAAAAAAATAGGGGCATCTAAAATATTTATACCTTATGTAAACAATTTCAAAGATATAAGTAAAAAAGATAATGAGCCTATATTAAACTATGATGAATGGATTTTAAGATTTATAAGCTTTTTAAAAAATAATGTGACTTCTTATAAGCAATTGCCACTGTTTTTTTATGAGAATAATATAGAGAACAATTATAAATTCAAAAATAATTTAGGAATTATGTGTGGAAAAGAAGAATTAAAAGAGTATTTTTACATGGTGTTAGATGAAGAAGATGATGAATTTAATAAAGAACAATTGATAAAACTATATAAAGATATTTTTGAAATTTTAAATTTAGAATACCATATAGTAGAAGATAAAATGGATGGAAGTGTAAGACTTATAATATATAACAATATAGGAGATTCACATATAGTTGCATGTAGGAAATGTAATTATGGGAATGAAATCAATAGAGCTTTATCTATACCAGATAATAACATAGAAAATGATTTAAAAGAATTAAAAAAAATAGAAACACCAGGTATAAGAACTATAGAGGAACTTGGTGGATTTTTTAAGGTACCCTATAGGAAGTTTACAAAAACAATAATATATGAGTGTGACAATAATCCTATTGTTGCAGTTATGGTAAGAGGGGATAGGGATATAGATGAATTTAAAGTTATTAAAAATTTAGGCAATATAGGAAATTTTAAATTAGCAGGAGAAGATGTTGTTAAACAAGTTACAAATGCAGATATAGGCTTTGCTGGTCCAATTAATCTAGCAGTTGACAAGATATTAGTAGATGAAGAAATAACTAAAATGAATAATTTTATGGTAGGTGCTAATGAAACAGGATATCACTATGAAAATGTTAATTATGAAAGAGATTTTAATGGAATAGTTGGAGATTTTAGAAAAATACATAAAGATAGTAAATGTATCTTATGTGGCCATAAATTAGAAGATAATACAGGCTTTGTATTAGGAGAAATTAAAAAGATAGAAACCAATTTAATAAAAAATGAATCTGCTACATTTATTGATGATAAAGGTAAAAATAAACCATTTATAATTTATAAAGGATTTATGGATATATATAAAATTATTTCATTGATAATAGAACAAAATAAAGATGAATTAGGGATTATTTGGCCAATTGAAGCATCAGCCTTTAAAGTTATAATAACTATAGCTAATGTTAAAGATGAACAACAGTTAAAAATAGCAGAAAAAATTTATAATAATTTAATTGATAATGGAGTAAACACAATTTTAGATGATAGAAAAGAAAGAGCAGGAGTAAAGTTTAAAGATTCAGAGTTATGGGGAATACCTATTAGAATAACTGTTGGCAAAAACATAAAAGAAAGTAATGTAGAAATAAAATTAAGAAATTCAGAGGAGAAACGAGAAATCCCAATAGATCAATTACAAAAAAGTATTAAAAGCCTATTGGGTATGTCTTAATACATTGAATAAAAATATTATATGGTTTATTATAAAAATATAATTTAGAATGGGATGGGAGATAGATAATCATGGAGTTAAATTTAGATACAATAAAAAAAGCTCAAAATAATATAAAAGCAGTGGTTAGAAAGACACCTTTATTTTATTCAAGTACTTTTTCTAAAAAAACAGGATATGAAGTGTATTTAAAGTGTGAAAATAAGCAAAAGACAGGGGCTTTTAAATTAAGAGGTGCATATAATAAGATAGTTTCTCTAACTGAAGAAGAAAAAGCTAGAGGTGTTATTGCATCTTCTGCAGGAAATCATGCCCAAGGGGTGGCTTATGCAGCTACAGCTTTTGGAATAAAGTCTACTATAGCTATGCCACAGAATGCTCCTCAAGCTAAGGTTATGGCAACAAAAGGATATGGAGCAGAAGTTGTACAACATGGGGAAGTTTATGATGAATGCTATGAAAAAGCATTAGAAATACAAAAAGAAACGGGAGCTACTTTTGTACACCCTTTTAATGATATACATGTTATGGCAGGTCAAGGCACAATAGCATTAGAGATATTAGAAGAAATAGAAGATATAGATGCTATAATAGTTCCAATAGGAGGCGGCGGATTAATATCAGGAATAGCTGTAGCTGCTAAATCTATAAAGCCAGATATAAAAATTATAGGAGTTCAATCAGCAATTATAGCTTCTACAAAAGCATCCTTGGAAAGAGGTGAAGTTGTAACTTTACCAGGAGCTAAATCTTTAGCAGATGGTATTTCAGTAAAAACTCCAGGAGATATTGCTTTCAAATATATTAAAGAATATGTAGATGAAGTAGTTACGGTTACAGAGGATGAAATAGCTTATGGAATTTTTGAACTTATTGAAAAAACAAAAGTTATTGCAGAAGGTGCTGGAGCATCAACAGTTGCAGCCTTATTAGCCAATAAAATTAATGTCAGCGAAGGTAAAAAAGTTGTAGCTTTAATAAGCGGTGGTAATATAGATATAGCTATGATATCTAAAATAATAGATAGAGAACTTATAATACTTAAAAGAAGAATGAGGTTTAAGGTAGAATTACAAGATAAAGTAGGAGAATTTGAAGATGTTATTTCAAATATTGTTTCTATGGGAGCTAATATAGTTAAGGCTAGACAGGATACTAATTGGAGTGAAAAGGGACTTGAATATGCAAATGTAATATTTGAAGTAGAAGTTCAAAGTAAAGAACAAGGAGATAAATTATTGAAACAACTTAGTGAAAAAGGGTATAATATACAAACAAATATATGTATGTAATAAATTTAGCAAAATAGGAGGTAAATAGATGAAGGTTTACAATACTTTAACTAATAAAAAAGAAGATTTCGTTACATTAGTACCAGGTGAAGTAAAAATGTATGTTTGCGGTCCTACGGTATATAATTTTTTTCACATAGGTAACGCTAGAACCTTTGTGGTTTTTGATACTATAAGAAGATATTTAGAATATAGAGGTTATAAGGTGAAATTTATTCAAAATTTTACTGATATAGATGACAAAATGATAAAGAAAGCAAATGAAGAAGGAACATCAGTAAAAGAACTAGGAGATAGATTTATAAAAGAATACTATAAAGATGCAGATGATTTAAATATTGAAAGAGCAACTAAAAATCCAAGAGCAACAGAATTTATAGAAGAAATAATAAAATTTGTAAGCGATCTAATAGAAAAGAGATATGCTTATGAAATAGATGGAGATGTGTATTTTAGTACCAAAAAATTTAATGATTATGGTAAGTTATCAGGACAAAATTTAGAAGAATTACAATTAGGCTCACGAATAAATGTAGATGAAAGAAAAAAAGATCCTATGGATTTTGCTATATGGAAAAGTCAAAAGCCAGGAGAACCTGCATGGGAAAGTCCTTGGGGACTGGGAAGACCAGGTTGGCATATAGAATGCTCTTGCATGGCCTATAACTTGTTAGGAGAAACGATAGATATACATGCTGGAGGATCAGATTTATCATTTCCACATCATGAAAATGAGATAGCTCAAAGTGAAGCAAGATCAGGAAAGCAATTTGCAAAGTACTGGCTACATGCAGCTTTTATTAATGTAAATAATCAAAAAATGTCTAAATCATTAAATAACTTTTTTACAGCAAGAGAGATATTAGAAAAATATGATGCAGATGTTTTAAGAATGTTTATGTTATCAGCACATTATAGAACTCAAATGAATTTTAGTGTAGAATTACTGGACTCAACTAAAGCAGCTTTAGAGAGATTGTACAATTCTGTAAATAATTTAGAAAATTTATTAGATGAAATAAAGCAAGAATCATTTAAAGATGAAGAATTGGAATATAAAAATGAATTAGAAAAATACAAAGAAAAATATATAGAAAAAATGGATGATGATTTTAATACAGCAGATGCTATATCTGTAATATTTGATTTAATAAGAGATATTAACACTAATGTTACTATAGAATCATCAAAAGCATTAGTTGAATATGCATTAGATTTAATAAAGGAATTAGGTAATCCTTTAGGCATATTACAAAAATCAACTAAGGCTAATTTAGAAGAAGAAATTGAAAAACTTATAGAAGAAAGACAAAAAGCTAGAAAAGAAAAAAATTGGGCATTAGCAGACAAAATTAGGGATGATTTAAAAGAAAGAGGCATTGTTTTAGAAGATACACCACAAGGAGTAAGGTGGAAACAAATATAAAATATAAGTACTAGTGGATTAATAAAAATATATTGAGTGGAGAGTAATATGGATTTTAATTTATTTCAAAATAAGTTTACTATTAAAGATGCAAAAACATTAAATCCTCTAGTACTTGCATTCATAGGAGATGCAGTATATGAGGTTTTTATAAGAACATTTCTTGTAGATAATAATAGAGAGTTAAATGTTCATAAACTACATGTGAATGCTATAAAGTATGTAAAGGCTCATGGACAGAGTGATTATATAAAAGATATAATGGGAGATTTAAATGAAGATGAGCTTTATATATTTAAAAGAGGAAGAAATGCTAAATCAGGTACAGTGCCTAAAAATGCTGATGTTCAAGAATATAGATTCGCAACTGGCTTTGAAGCCCTTATAGGTTTTTTATATATCACAGAACAACAGGAAAGATTAAATTATTTATTAAATAAGATAGTTACTTTAAATGGAAAAAAAGGAGCACTTGACAATGAAAGTTAAATTATTAGAATATACACCAAATGCAGAAAAGTTGGTAGCTTCTGCCGCAAAATTATGTTATAGTTCGTCTGGAATTGAAGAAGTACAAAATAATTTAGATAAAGAAAAAGTGGATAAATTTTTAAATATGCTAATGTCCTATGGCCATGAATCACCAATAGAACATGTTTCCTTTACATTTGGTATAGAGGGAGTTTCAAGAAGTTTAACACATCAACTTGTTAGACATAGAATAGGTTCTTATTCACAACAAAGTCAAAGATATGTTAGGTTAGATCAATTTGAATATGTAACTCCACCCTCTATAGAAAAGGATGAATATGCTAAAAAAATATATATAGAGACTATGAAAAATTGTCAGAAATCTTATGATGAAATTACAAGCATTTTAAAAGAAAAATATATAAATGATGGATTAAGGGCTATAGATGCAGAAAAAAAGGCCATAGAAGATGCAAGATATGTATTCCCAAATGCATGTGCAAGTAAAATCATAGTTACAATGAATGCGAGAAGTTTAATAAATTTCTTCAGGCATAGATGCTGCAATAGAGCACAATGGGAAATAAGAGAATTAGCTGAAATTATGCTTTTTAAAGTTAAAGAGGTTGCACCGACATTATTTAAATATTGTGGACCTGGTTGTGTAAATGGACCTTGCCCAGAAGGAAAAATGTCCTGTGGTAAAATAAAAGAAGTTAGGGAAAAATATAGTGTAAAATCATACAAGGAGAGTAAGTAACAATGAAAAACAGAGTTGGCCAACAGGAAGAAATAAGGGAAGATATAATAGAAGGCAGAAATGCGGTAATAGAAGCATTAAAATCAGATAAAACTATAGAAAAGATAATGATAGCAAAGGGAGATTTAGAAGGATCTGTAAAAGTTATAATATCTTTAGCTAAGGAAAAAGGTATAGTGATAAATGAAGTTGACAGAAAAAAACTTGATTCTATATCGCAAACAAAATCTCATCAAGGAGTTATAGCTTTTACAACTCCATATCAATATTGTGCAGTAGAAGATATTATACGATATGCAAAAGAAAAAGGGGAAGATCCTTTTATAGTAATACTAGATGAAATAGAAGATCCACACAATTTTGGATCTATATTAAGAACAGCAGAAGTTTGCGGAGCACATGGTGTTATAATACCTAAAAGAAGAAATGTAGGGGTTACTCCTACTGTATACAAAACATCTGCCGGAGCAGCAGAACATATGAAAATAAGTAAGGTCACTAATATAAATAATGTTATAGATAAATTTAAAGAAAAAGGTATATGGATATATGGTGCAGATATGTGTGGCAACGATTATTGTTTTGATGCAAATTTATCTGGCCCTATGGCATTAGTTATAGGAAGTGAAGGAAGAGGAATATCAAAGTTAACAAAGAGCAAATGCGATGTTTTAGTTAAAATCCCAATGCTTGGAAAGATAACATCTCTTAATGCATCTGTTGCAGGTGGAATATTAATGTATGAAATATTAAAACAAAGAATGAAGAGTAACTAGTTATGAAATATATATTTGTAGATGCTTATAATGTCATAAATAGTTGGAAAGAATTAAAAAAGATAAAAGATTATAACTTAGAAATGTCAAGAGAGCAACTATTAGATATATTAAATAATTATGCTTCATATAATCAATATCGTATTTATGTAGTCTTTGATGCACATCAAACAGAAGGCCCAGAGGATATAGAAAAAATAAATAATAATTTGATAGTGGTGTTTACCAGAGAGGGAGAAACTGCAGATAGCTTTATTGAAAGGTCTATAAATGATTTAGGCAGAAAAATAGATGTTTCTGTTGTAACATCAGATTCTTTAGAACAACAATTAATATTTCAAAGAGGAGCTACTAGAATATCTTCATTAGAATTTTATTCACAGGTAAAAGAAACAGAAAAGAATATAAAGGATAAAATAAAAAAGGAATTTTCTAAAAAAGGAAATAGATTAGAAGAAATATTGCAAGAAGATCTGTTAGAAAAACTGGAAAAAATAAGAAGAAGTACGTAATTTGCCTTGACGTTGTTATTAACACTAATGTATAATCAAATATGTGGTTATATTTATTTTGGGGGGGGATACCTTGGATAGAAAGGTTCAAATTAATAGTAAAATTTCCTCCTTTGAAGGATGTGTAGATGAGGAAATAGTTATGGAAGCTAAAGCAGGAAATTCTAGAGCACAAGAATATATAATCGGCAAATATGAGAATTTTGTTAAAGCTAAGGCGAAATCTTATTTTTTAATAGGAGCAGATAAAGAAGATATATATCAAGAAGGTATGATAGGCTTGTATAAAGCTATAAGAGATTTCAAACCTGATAAATTATCTTCATTTAAAGCTTTTGCTGAACTTTGTGTCACTAGGCAAATTATAACAGCTATAAAAACTGCAACTAGGCAAAAACACATTCCACTTAACACATATGTTTCTTTAAATAAGCCAATATATGATGAGGAATCAGATAGAACCTTATTGGATATTTTATCAGAAGCTAAAGTGGCTAATCCAGAGGAATTGATTATAAGTAGAGAAGAATTAAAGCATATACAAAATGAAATAGGTGAAGTGTTATCAGATCTTGAAATGGAAGTCTTAATGTCTTATTTAGATGGAAAATCTTATCAGGAAATTGCATGCGATTTAGATAGGCATGCTAAGTCTATAGATAATGCATTACAAAGAGTAAAAAGAAAATTAGAAAAATGCTTAAATAATAAATAATTTTTACATATTGAC
Above is a window of Clostridium sporogenes DNA encoding:
- the ilvA gene encoding threonine ammonia-lyase, whose product is MELNLDTIKKAQNNIKAVVRKTPLFYSSTFSKKTGYEVYLKCENKQKTGAFKLRGAYNKIVSLTEEEKARGVIASSAGNHAQGVAYAATAFGIKSTIAMPQNAPQAKVMATKGYGAEVVQHGEVYDECYEKALEIQKETGATFVHPFNDIHVMAGQGTIALEILEEIEDIDAIIVPIGGGGLISGIAVAAKSIKPDIKIIGVQSAIIASTKASLERGEVVTLPGAKSLADGISVKTPGDIAFKYIKEYVDEVVTVTEDEIAYGIFELIEKTKVIAEGAGASTVAALLANKINVSEGKKVVALISGGNIDIAMISKIIDRELIILKRRMRFKVELQDKVGEFEDVISNIVSMGANIVKARQDTNWSEKGLEYANVIFEVEVQSKEQGDKLLKQLSEKGYNIQTNICM
- a CDS encoding NYN domain-containing protein — translated: MKYIFVDAYNVINSWKELKKIKDYNLEMSREQLLDILNNYASYNQYRIYVVFDAHQTEGPEDIEKINNNLIVVFTREGETADSFIERSINDLGRKIDVSVVTSDSLEQQLIFQRGATRISSLEFYSQVKETEKNIKDKIKKEFSKKGNRLEEILQEDLLEKLEKIRRST
- the cysS gene encoding cysteine--tRNA ligase is translated as MKVYNTLTNKKEDFVTLVPGEVKMYVCGPTVYNFFHIGNARTFVVFDTIRRYLEYRGYKVKFIQNFTDIDDKMIKKANEEGTSVKELGDRFIKEYYKDADDLNIERATKNPRATEFIEEIIKFVSDLIEKRYAYEIDGDVYFSTKKFNDYGKLSGQNLEELQLGSRINVDERKKDPMDFAIWKSQKPGEPAWESPWGLGRPGWHIECSCMAYNLLGETIDIHAGGSDLSFPHHENEIAQSEARSGKQFAKYWLHAAFINVNNQKMSKSLNNFFTAREILEKYDADVLRMFMLSAHYRTQMNFSVELLDSTKAALERLYNSVNNLENLLDEIKQESFKDEELEYKNELEKYKEKYIEKMDDDFNTADAISVIFDLIRDINTNVTIESSKALVEYALDLIKELGNPLGILQKSTKANLEEEIEKLIEERQKARKEKNWALADKIRDDLKERGIVLEDTPQGVRWKQI
- a CDS encoding proline--tRNA ligase; this encodes MKLSKVLIRTLREYPADVEMESQKLLLKGGLTTKIGSGLYGFTPLGYSFLENIQNIIEGNFKKIGASKIFIPYVNNFKDISKKDNEPILNYDEWILRFISFLKNNVTSYKQLPLFFYENNIENNYKFKNNLGIMCGKEELKEYFYMVLDEEDDEFNKEQLIKLYKDIFEILNLEYHIVEDKMDGSVRLIIYNNIGDSHIVACRKCNYGNEINRALSIPDNNIENDLKELKKIETPGIRTIEELGGFFKVPYRKFTKTIIYECDNNPIVAVMVRGDRDIDEFKVIKNLGNIGNFKLAGEDVVKQVTNADIGFAGPINLAVDKILVDEEITKMNNFMVGANETGYHYENVNYERDFNGIVGDFRKIHKDSKCILCGHKLEDNTGFVLGEIKKIETNLIKNESATFIDDKGKNKPFIIYKGFMDIYKIISLIIEQNKDELGIIWPIEASAFKVIITIANVKDEQQLKIAEKIYNNLIDNGVNTILDDRKERAGVKFKDSELWGIPIRITVGKNIKESNVEIKLRNSEEKREIPIDQLQKSIKSLLGMS
- a CDS encoding Mini-ribonuclease 3, producing MDFNLFQNKFTIKDAKTLNPLVLAFIGDAVYEVFIRTFLVDNNRELNVHKLHVNAIKYVKAHGQSDYIKDIMGDLNEDELYIFKRGRNAKSGTVPKNADVQEYRFATGFEALIGFLYITEQQERLNYLLNKIVTLNGKKGALDNES
- the sigH gene encoding RNA polymerase sporulation sigma factor SigH; protein product: MDRKVQINSKISSFEGCVDEEIVMEAKAGNSRAQEYIIGKYENFVKAKAKSYFLIGADKEDIYQEGMIGLYKAIRDFKPDKLSSFKAFAELCVTRQIITAIKTATRQKHIPLNTYVSLNKPIYDEESDRTLLDILSEAKVANPEELIISREELKHIQNEIGEVLSDLEMEVLMSYLDGKSYQEIACDLDRHAKSIDNALQRVKRKLEKCLNNK
- the thyX gene encoding FAD-dependent thymidylate synthase; this translates as MKVKLLEYTPNAEKLVASAAKLCYSSSGIEEVQNNLDKEKVDKFLNMLMSYGHESPIEHVSFTFGIEGVSRSLTHQLVRHRIGSYSQQSQRYVRLDQFEYVTPPSIEKDEYAKKIYIETMKNCQKSYDEITSILKEKYINDGLRAIDAEKKAIEDARYVFPNACASKIIVTMNARSLINFFRHRCCNRAQWEIRELAEIMLFKVKEVAPTLFKYCGPGCVNGPCPEGKMSCGKIKEVREKYSVKSYKESK
- the rlmB gene encoding 23S rRNA (guanosine(2251)-2'-O)-methyltransferase RlmB yields the protein MKNRVGQQEEIREDIIEGRNAVIEALKSDKTIEKIMIAKGDLEGSVKVIISLAKEKGIVINEVDRKKLDSISQTKSHQGVIAFTTPYQYCAVEDIIRYAKEKGEDPFIVILDEIEDPHNFGSILRTAEVCGAHGVIIPKRRNVGVTPTVYKTSAGAAEHMKISKVTNINNVIDKFKEKGIWIYGADMCGNDYCFDANLSGPMALVIGSEGRGISKLTKSKCDVLVKIPMLGKITSLNASVAGGILMYEILKQRMKSN